A stretch of the Veillonella parvula DSM 2008 genome encodes the following:
- a CDS encoding glycoside hydrolase family 3 N-terminal domain-containing protein, producing the protein MFRRFVAATMIGALALTTGCGLHNPFTSKAEPVTYESVAQSELSPEQKVDKLVANMSDADKVGQLLMIGIHGTTLNDDAKFMLNEYRVGGIILFDRNMESKDQVKTLITDINKAGKSAGLTPLFLGIDQEGGAVARMDDKLIKVPPAEEVGKMPVEQAVSLAKQSGAELKDLGFNINFAPVADLGLTYGRSYSTSPDEVVRYAGAVGKAYDEAGLWYSYKHFPGIGKTDVDLHADTSIVPVSKETLLSEDTKVFIDLIKQSKPNTYTIMVSHAMYPQIDPDHPASLSKAIITDWLRKDIGYNGVVVTDDMDMGALAKHYTFGDMAVQSILAGSDILLVCHEYEHMQEAYNGLMKAVKDGRISKERLDESVKRILLMKMSKI; encoded by the coding sequence ATGTTTCGACGTTTCGTAGCAGCCACTATGATTGGTGCATTAGCACTCACAACAGGCTGCGGTTTACATAATCCATTTACTTCAAAGGCAGAGCCTGTGACCTATGAGTCTGTGGCACAAAGCGAACTTTCACCAGAGCAAAAGGTGGACAAGTTAGTGGCGAATATGTCCGATGCAGACAAGGTGGGTCAATTGTTGATGATTGGCATTCACGGAACAACGCTAAACGATGACGCTAAATTTATGCTCAACGAGTACCGTGTGGGCGGTATCATCTTGTTCGACCGTAACATGGAGTCCAAGGATCAAGTTAAAACGCTCATTACAGATATTAACAAGGCCGGTAAAAGCGCGGGTTTAACGCCATTGTTCCTCGGTATCGACCAGGAGGGCGGTGCGGTAGCGCGCATGGATGATAAGCTCATCAAGGTTCCTCCCGCTGAGGAGGTAGGCAAAATGCCCGTTGAGCAAGCTGTATCCTTGGCAAAACAGTCTGGTGCAGAACTAAAAGACTTGGGATTCAATATTAATTTTGCTCCTGTGGCGGATTTGGGATTAACTTATGGTCGTTCTTATAGTACGAGTCCTGACGAGGTCGTTCGCTATGCAGGCGCCGTTGGCAAGGCTTATGATGAAGCGGGCTTATGGTATTCTTATAAGCACTTTCCGGGTATTGGTAAGACTGATGTAGACTTGCACGCGGACACAAGTATCGTTCCTGTATCTAAAGAAACATTGCTTTCAGAGGACACAAAGGTATTTATAGACCTTATCAAACAGTCTAAACCGAATACCTATACAATCATGGTGTCTCATGCGATGTACCCACAAATCGATCCAGATCATCCTGCTAGTTTATCGAAAGCGATTATTACGGATTGGTTGCGCAAGGACATAGGCTATAATGGCGTTGTCGTAACGGACGATATGGACATGGGTGCCCTCGCAAAACACTATACTTTTGGTGATATGGCAGTGCAATCCATCCTCGCAGGTAGCGACATCTTGCTCGTATGTCACGAATACGAACACATGCAAGAGGCTTACAATGGCCTTATGAAAGCCGTGAAAGACGGTCGCATCTCGAAAGAACGACTCGATGAATCGGTGAAACGAATCTTGCTTATGAAAATGAGCAAAATTTAG
- a CDS encoding GNAT family N-acetyltransferase has translation MKIVKATESDVLDLYRLQLLTFESEAEMIGSRMVPALMESEEEFKATFTQWHTYKLVDDGGRIIGGIRYQYDDGVVEVGRLMVHPNYRQQGLARKLLVFVDEQCSQDRRVLYTCTKSWINIKLYTKMGYKAVREIQDETGLSFVYMEKQ, from the coding sequence ATGAAAATTGTGAAAGCTACTGAGTCAGATGTATTGGATCTGTACCGTTTGCAATTGCTTACATTTGAAAGCGAAGCGGAGATGATTGGAAGTCGAATGGTTCCTGCATTGATGGAGTCGGAAGAGGAGTTTAAAGCTACTTTCACCCAATGGCATACCTATAAACTGGTAGATGATGGGGGAAGAATCATCGGAGGTATTCGCTATCAATATGACGATGGCGTGGTAGAGGTCGGTCGCTTGATGGTGCATCCAAACTATCGGCAACAAGGGTTGGCTCGGAAGTTATTAGTATTCGTAGATGAACAATGCAGTCAAGACCGGCGTGTATTATATACATGTACGAAAAGCTGGATCAATATAAAGTTATATACAAAAATGGGGTATAAAGCCGTTAGAGAAATACAGGATGAAACGGGATTATCTTTTGTATATATGGAGAAACAATAA
- a CDS encoding ClC family H(+)/Cl(-) exchange transporter: MKLWKFNKRSSTLADMSMNRVLLTELIAKGALVGVIAGFFGASYRYLILESEHIRWHLMEGITMEWAIGWLVAMVIFAFIVDRLLAWAPLSGGSGIPQIEGEMLGLFDMKPYRTLVSKMIGGVLTGFAGFSVGREGPAVQIGGSAGKIVSYWMNSGLREQRILTSAGAGAGLTAAFSAPVSGAMFVFEEVHKSFYPYLVVPTFVATLISNYITVSIFGLTPALGFTVTSGVPLEYFPILLMVGVIMGLCGVLFCRMIFAFKRFFDWLKCSRFLKLVLTFVAVAAIGFDSQLLLGGGNDLVGQLAFQSHGVLLLGGIVLGKILLTTFCYGSGAQGGIFLPMLVIGAATGAFCESLLSTLGLISPDFVPQFVICAMGGMLAAAMRTPILAILLVLEMTDSFSNIYAIGIVTLVAYLVAELLKEPPIYDSLLQAMSGQSNLESVQTFFQTKVPVVANYTDVQLQDLALPDGTLIVSIRRNGTYIVPLGDVKLEPGDELQVSCERGRLKAAKEFFQSN; the protein is encoded by the coding sequence ATGAAATTATGGAAATTTAATAAGCGTAGTTCTACCTTGGCAGATATGTCTATGAATCGCGTACTTTTAACGGAGCTCATTGCAAAGGGGGCTCTTGTTGGGGTGATTGCCGGCTTTTTTGGGGCATCATACCGTTATTTGATACTTGAATCAGAGCATATTAGGTGGCATCTGATGGAAGGCATTACCATGGAATGGGCCATAGGTTGGCTTGTGGCAATGGTCATTTTTGCGTTTATCGTAGATCGATTGCTAGCGTGGGCGCCATTGTCTGGTGGTTCTGGTATCCCGCAAATCGAAGGGGAAATGCTTGGACTCTTTGATATGAAGCCCTATCGGACACTAGTATCTAAAATGATTGGTGGCGTACTGACCGGCTTTGCAGGATTTTCCGTAGGTCGTGAAGGGCCAGCCGTACAGATTGGCGGCTCTGCTGGGAAGATTGTGTCCTACTGGATGAATTCGGGGCTACGAGAACAGCGTATTTTGACATCCGCAGGTGCTGGGGCAGGCTTAACAGCTGCTTTTAGTGCGCCCGTATCGGGGGCGATGTTCGTCTTTGAAGAGGTACATAAAAGCTTTTATCCGTATCTCGTTGTACCAACTTTCGTGGCAACTTTGATTTCTAACTATATTACGGTTAGTATCTTTGGACTTACACCAGCACTGGGGTTTACGGTGACTTCAGGGGTTCCTCTTGAATATTTTCCGATACTGCTCATGGTGGGTGTTATCATGGGGCTATGTGGCGTGTTATTCTGCCGTATGATTTTTGCTTTCAAGAGGTTCTTTGACTGGCTCAAATGTTCTCGATTCTTGAAATTAGTCCTTACCTTTGTGGCAGTGGCAGCCATTGGCTTTGATTCGCAGCTCCTCTTGGGTGGGGGCAATGACCTTGTGGGTCAGCTTGCCTTTCAATCTCATGGCGTATTGCTCTTAGGTGGCATCGTATTAGGCAAGATTTTACTTACCACCTTCTGCTATGGCAGTGGTGCTCAAGGGGGCATATTTTTGCCTATGCTCGTAATTGGTGCCGCAACAGGTGCTTTTTGTGAAAGCTTACTTTCAACCTTAGGACTTATTTCTCCTGATTTTGTACCACAGTTCGTTATCTGTGCCATGGGTGGCATGTTAGCGGCCGCTATGCGGACCCCAATTTTGGCGATTTTGCTCGTTCTTGAAATGACGGATAGTTTCTCTAATATTTATGCTATCGGTATCGTTACGCTCGTGGCCTATCTTGTGGCGGAGCTTTTAAAAGAACCGCCGATTTACGATTCCTTGTTGCAAGCCATGAGTGGTCAAAGCAATCTAGAATCGGTGCAAACCTTCTTTCAAACGAAGGTGCCTGTGGTGGCAAACTATACAGATGTACAATTACAAGATTTGGCCTTGCCAGATGGGACGCTCATCGTAAGCATTCGTCGCAACGGCACATACATTGTGCCCCTTGGTGATGTGAAGCTCGAGCCAGGCGATGAATTACAAGTCTCCTGTGAACGTGGCCGATTGAAGGCGGCTAAGGAATTTTTCCAATCAAATTAG
- a CDS encoding tetratricopeptide repeat protein — MKKFVLFFLLIIALTGCGLNQNTNSNKTESNVTSSATATGSSTSAAGNSQATTKQDDHLITAKQALSAGEYSKAIEEATASIKQDANNGEAYSVRGFATALNGDAAKGLTDTKKAYDLDPSNVANYYNMAMVYKLQGQLNDSKQWFEKVLEKDPSNTWSVYGIATIYADQGEDTKALDWLEKAINIDPSVKAVAAEQDHFERFHNNRRFKTLVGL, encoded by the coding sequence ATGAAGAAATTTGTGCTTTTCTTTCTTTTAATAATAGCTCTTACGGGATGTGGATTGAATCAAAATACGAATAGTAATAAAACAGAATCAAATGTAACTAGTTCTGCTACTGCAACTGGTTCCTCTACATCTGCTGCGGGAAACAGCCAAGCGACTACCAAGCAAGATGACCATCTAATTACAGCAAAGCAAGCCTTATCTGCTGGTGAGTATTCGAAAGCCATAGAGGAAGCCACTGCGTCTATTAAACAAGATGCTAACAACGGAGAAGCCTATTCTGTACGCGGCTTTGCAACAGCATTAAATGGTGATGCGGCTAAAGGGTTGACAGATACTAAAAAGGCTTATGATTTAGATCCTAGCAATGTGGCTAATTACTATAACATGGCCATGGTCTATAAATTGCAAGGTCAGTTAAACGATTCTAAACAATGGTTTGAAAAGGTATTGGAAAAGGACCCTAGTAACACTTGGTCTGTGTATGGTATTGCTACTATTTATGCAGACCAAGGGGAAGATACTAAGGCTCTTGATTGGCTAGAAAAGGCTATAAACATTGATCCTTCTGTAAAAGCTGTTGCAGCCGAACAAGACCATTTTGAACGCTTTCACAATAATAGGCGATTTAAAACATTGGTTGGATTGTAG
- a CDS encoding site-2 protease family protein: protein MFDLNPVQILASIPAIMIVFSIFGYAEAKVATWFGDPTPRLAGRLTLSPMAHLDLIGIICIILVGFGWAKPMSINPSYFKDPRRDISLLAFAGPVAGLIAGFIFTFIYMLLGKLGLMESQGLAMVMQYIILYSIGLSIFCLIPFPPLPGFNIILPWLPTEWQMRYYQLGMLNLLFFIILINTPIISMVIRPLQQTIFKIYFAIIGLIL from the coding sequence ATGTTTGATTTAAATCCGGTTCAGATATTAGCAAGTATTCCTGCTATTATGATCGTTTTTTCTATCTTTGGATATGCAGAGGCAAAGGTAGCAACTTGGTTTGGTGATCCAACGCCACGTCTGGCGGGACGCCTCACATTATCACCAATGGCACACCTTGATCTAATTGGTATCATCTGTATTATTCTTGTTGGCTTTGGTTGGGCAAAACCTATGTCAATTAATCCATCTTACTTTAAAGATCCACGACGTGATATAAGCTTGCTTGCCTTTGCAGGTCCTGTGGCAGGTCTTATAGCAGGCTTTATATTCACCTTTATATATATGCTCCTTGGAAAATTAGGCCTCATGGAGTCCCAAGGTCTTGCCATGGTTATGCAATATATTATTTTATATAGTATTGGCTTATCAATCTTCTGTTTGATTCCGTTCCCACCATTGCCTGGTTTTAATATTATCTTGCCGTGGTTGCCTACAGAGTGGCAGATGAGATATTACCAATTAGGGATGCTTAATTTATTATTCTTTATCATCCTTATTAACACACCCATTATTTCCATGGTTATTCGTCCATTACAACAAACGATATTTAAAATCTACTTTGCCATTATTGGGCTCATACTATAA
- a CDS encoding FAD-binding and (Fe-S)-binding domain-containing protein, with amino-acid sequence MSTLIRDYERFAKEANEICKGRVYTDHLRRYAYGVDASCYSYLPKVVVKAEDEREVRRLIRLCQQCGTPFTFRAAGSSLSGQCSSEDVLIVCNDGFKKMEVIDDGKALKCECGVIGSDANDLLKPYNRKIGPDPATLATALVGGILNNNSSGMCCGTAQNSYKTIRSIRVVLLDGSILDTSDQKSINQFLKEKPQMVEDILQLRKDILADEELTHLIHHKYKIKNTTGYGLNSLVDFEDIIDIINHLFIGSEGTLGFVSEIVYNTVEDVPYKGCGLMFFKTLNDASLAVVALANMGRDKVVAAEMMDYQSLKAVQALDNVPDFVREVPEGTSAILFQTESYSKETVDENLAFIKDKLKDIPTAIPSLYSQDPKEYDSWWAIRKGILPIVGGQRRKGTTVITEDVCFQIEDFTKGIEMLTELFHKYDFVDGGVIFGHALSGNVHFNITPDFSDPKDTKNFGDLVKEMSERVSGFGGSLKAEHGTGRMVAPFIEMEWGRKAYEINRRIKAIFDPERILNPDVIITDDPDVYKKNLKAQCVIDDAFTICMECGFCEKHCPSRNLTLTPRQRIALLRETKRLENEGNFTLAAELKKGYEYFGVDTCAACSMCKGLCPLSIDTAQIALSMRRIDPPAPELAKKIYDNFPTTLQMARAGVSLEGIAGSIVTQKAISKITEGLHGVTGITPYIPKTTPKANRYRLRSRIKPTNFEKVVYFSTCANRAFKPNQGYDDERSLQQVVESLCNKAHIDIIYPQHIENLCCGLSFENYDDVHERAVKDLHDALMQASQNGKYPIVIDHSACFNHAFKHMPDLEINDISEFLCKYVVPHLDIEKCDERVIVHKQCKIKSLNKSQYIEDLVRLCTDHVFNIKSFACDGFAGQKGFFTPELNKSATKDLAAEIAEYGATLGVSSSSTCEIGLGESGGIPFVGVAFLLDRCSKAKK; translated from the coding sequence GTGAGTACACTTATTAGAGATTATGAACGTTTTGCCAAGGAGGCAAATGAGATCTGTAAAGGTCGCGTATACACCGATCATTTACGTCGTTATGCATATGGCGTTGATGCGTCTTGCTATAGCTATTTACCAAAGGTAGTTGTTAAAGCTGAAGATGAACGAGAAGTAAGACGACTTATTCGTTTGTGTCAACAATGTGGGACACCATTTACATTCCGTGCGGCCGGCTCCTCTTTGTCTGGTCAATGCTCCAGTGAAGATGTGCTCATCGTATGTAATGATGGCTTCAAGAAAATGGAAGTTATTGATGATGGGAAAGCCTTGAAATGTGAATGCGGTGTTATCGGTTCCGATGCGAATGATTTATTGAAACCGTACAATCGTAAAATTGGTCCAGATCCTGCAACGCTTGCCACAGCATTAGTAGGTGGTATCTTGAATAATAACTCCTCTGGTATGTGCTGTGGTACGGCGCAAAACTCTTATAAAACAATTCGGTCCATTCGCGTTGTATTATTAGATGGCTCCATCCTTGATACGTCTGACCAAAAGAGTATTAATCAATTTCTTAAAGAAAAACCTCAAATGGTAGAGGATATCTTACAATTGCGTAAGGATATTTTGGCCGATGAAGAATTGACACACTTGATTCACCATAAGTACAAAATCAAAAACACCACAGGTTACGGCTTGAACTCCCTTGTTGATTTTGAAGATATTATCGATATCATCAACCACTTGTTCATCGGTTCTGAAGGTACATTAGGTTTCGTGTCTGAAATCGTATATAACACTGTTGAGGACGTACCGTATAAAGGCTGCGGTCTCATGTTCTTTAAAACATTGAATGACGCATCTCTTGCTGTTGTAGCCTTGGCTAATATGGGTCGTGACAAGGTTGTTGCTGCGGAAATGATGGACTATCAATCCCTTAAGGCCGTTCAAGCGCTAGACAATGTGCCTGACTTCGTTCGCGAAGTTCCTGAAGGTACAAGTGCTATTTTGTTCCAAACTGAAAGCTACTCCAAAGAAACTGTCGATGAAAACTTAGCTTTTATTAAAGATAAATTGAAAGATATTCCAACAGCTATTCCAAGTCTTTACTCCCAAGATCCTAAAGAATACGATTCTTGGTGGGCTATCCGTAAAGGCATTTTGCCAATCGTTGGTGGTCAACGTAGAAAAGGCACCACTGTTATTACAGAAGACGTATGTTTCCAAATCGAAGACTTCACTAAGGGCATCGAAATGCTTACCGAATTATTCCATAAATACGATTTCGTAGACGGTGGCGTGATCTTTGGCCATGCGTTATCTGGTAATGTTCACTTTAACATTACACCTGACTTCAGCGATCCTAAAGATACTAAGAACTTCGGTGACTTGGTAAAAGAAATGTCTGAACGCGTCTCTGGCTTCGGTGGTTCTTTAAAAGCTGAACATGGTACAGGCCGTATGGTGGCACCGTTTATTGAAATGGAATGGGGGCGTAAAGCGTACGAAATCAATCGTCGTATTAAAGCTATCTTTGACCCTGAACGTATCTTGAATCCTGATGTTATCATTACTGATGACCCAGATGTGTATAAGAAAAATCTTAAAGCTCAATGCGTTATCGATGATGCTTTTACAATCTGTATGGAATGTGGTTTCTGTGAAAAACATTGTCCAAGCCGAAATTTAACATTGACTCCTCGTCAACGTATTGCATTGTTGCGTGAAACAAAACGCCTTGAAAACGAAGGCAATTTCACATTGGCTGCGGAACTTAAAAAAGGCTATGAATATTTTGGTGTAGATACCTGTGCTGCGTGCTCCATGTGTAAAGGTCTTTGCCCACTCAGTATCGATACTGCTCAAATTGCATTATCCATGCGCCGCATCGATCCTCCAGCACCGGAATTAGCTAAGAAGATTTACGATAATTTCCCTACTACACTTCAAATGGCTCGTGCCGGAGTAAGTCTTGAAGGTATTGCAGGTTCTATTGTTACACAAAAAGCGATTTCTAAGATTACAGAAGGCTTACATGGTGTAACAGGTATTACTCCGTACATTCCTAAGACTACACCTAAGGCCAATCGTTACAGATTGAGAAGCCGTATTAAACCGACTAATTTTGAAAAGGTTGTATACTTTAGTACTTGTGCGAACCGCGCCTTCAAACCTAATCAAGGTTACGATGATGAACGCAGCTTGCAACAAGTAGTGGAAAGCCTTTGCAACAAGGCCCATATCGATATTATCTACCCTCAACATATCGAAAACCTCTGCTGTGGCTTGAGTTTTGAAAACTATGATGACGTTCATGAGCGTGCTGTTAAGGACTTACACGATGCATTGATGCAAGCATCTCAAAACGGTAAATATCCAATCGTGATCGATCATAGTGCATGTTTCAACCATGCTTTCAAACACATGCCAGACTTAGAAATCAACGATATTTCTGAATTCTTGTGTAAATACGTTGTGCCTCATCTCGATATTGAAAAATGTGATGAACGGGTCATCGTACACAAACAATGTAAGATTAAATCCTTGAATAAATCTCAATATATTGAAGATTTGGTTCGTCTATGCACAGACCATGTATTTAACATTAAATCTTTTGCATGCGATGGCTTTGCTGGTCAAAAAGGGTTCTTCACACCAGAACTTAATAAATCTGCTACCAAAGACCTTGCTGCTGAAATCGCTGAATACGGTGCAACACTAGGCGTAAGCTCCAGCTCTACCTGTGAAATCGGTCTTGGTGAAAGCGGTGGCATCCCATTCGTTGGTGTTGCATTCCTATTAGATCGTTGTTCTAAGGCTAAGAAATAA
- the fucO gene encoding lactaldehyde reductase — MARRIMLNGTSYFGQGAIQEVVNEIKNRHFKKALVTSTPDLFEFKVATKVTDLLDAAGIDYEIYDGIKPNPTIENVTAGVEACKAAGADVIVAVGGGSPIDTSKAIATIITNPEFADVRSLEGLAPTKNPCLPIIAVTTTSGTAAEVTINYVITDVEKNRKFVCVDPHDIPIVAIVDPDMSASMPRGLCAATGMDALVHAVEGYITKGAWELTDMLHLKAIEIIGRSLRSAVAGDYAGREAMSLGQYIAGMGFSNVGLGIVHSMAHPLSAVYDIPHGKACAMLLTAVLKFNAPATGEKYREIARVMGVPHVDTMDESTYRQAAIDVIQKLADDVGIPKSLSEAGVKREDIPFLAESAFNDACTPGNPRDASKEEIIAIYESIF; from the coding sequence ATGGCTCGCAGAATTATGTTGAACGGTACGTCCTATTTTGGACAAGGCGCGATTCAGGAGGTTGTGAACGAAATTAAGAATCGTCATTTCAAAAAAGCCCTCGTTACATCTACGCCTGATTTATTTGAATTTAAAGTGGCTACTAAGGTAACAGATTTACTTGATGCGGCAGGCATCGATTATGAAATCTACGACGGTATCAAACCAAATCCTACCATCGAAAACGTAACGGCTGGTGTTGAGGCTTGTAAGGCGGCTGGTGCCGATGTTATCGTTGCTGTTGGTGGCGGTAGTCCAATCGATACAAGTAAAGCGATTGCTACGATTATTACGAACCCTGAGTTCGCCGATGTGCGCAGCCTTGAAGGTTTAGCGCCTACTAAAAACCCTTGCTTACCAATTATCGCTGTTACTACTACCTCTGGTACGGCAGCAGAAGTTACTATTAACTATGTTATTACGGATGTTGAAAAGAATCGCAAATTCGTTTGTGTTGATCCTCATGACATTCCAATCGTTGCCATCGTGGATCCTGATATGTCCGCGTCTATGCCAAGAGGTCTTTGCGCTGCCACAGGTATGGATGCCCTCGTACACGCCGTAGAAGGTTATATCACAAAAGGTGCATGGGAGCTAACTGATATGCTCCATTTGAAAGCTATCGAAATCATCGGTCGTTCCTTGCGCAGTGCTGTGGCTGGCGATTATGCAGGCCGTGAAGCTATGTCTTTAGGTCAATACATTGCAGGCATGGGCTTCTCCAACGTAGGTCTCGGCATCGTTCACTCCATGGCGCATCCATTGAGTGCTGTGTACGATATCCCTCATGGCAAGGCTTGTGCGATGTTGTTAACAGCGGTATTGAAATTCAATGCTCCTGCTACCGGTGAAAAATATCGTGAAATCGCGCGTGTTATGGGCGTTCCGCATGTAGATACTATGGATGAAAGTACCTATCGTCAAGCGGCTATCGACGTAATTCAAAAATTAGCTGATGACGTAGGCATTCCTAAATCCCTTAGCGAAGCGGGCGTGAAACGAGAAGATATTCCATTCCTCGCTGAATCTGCTTTCAATGACGCATGTACACCTGGCAACCCACGAGATGCATCTAAGGAAGAAATCATCGCTATCTATGAATCCATATTCTAA
- a CDS encoding sulfite exporter TauE/SafE family protein: MIDNIVVFYIFFTIVGFLAAMIGTIIGAGGGLVFVPLFMYWFPEWSPSMVVGTSLFSVMCNAISGSIAYLKQKKVYINAAIIFSLATFPGAILGAQMSGWFSGKGFMFAFGCFMLCASVLIGFKNFRKGERKEESLTLEQLSYSKPIGISISFFVGFISSIFGIGGGLIHVPALIYLMGFPTHMATATSQSILAVSTTVGVITHLIESHIIFSIAIPTSIGAIFGAQVGARIAKRLKAKAILALMSIAVFALAVRLILKSGILG; encoded by the coding sequence GTGATTGATAATATAGTGGTATTCTATATATTCTTTACCATAGTTGGCTTTTTAGCAGCTATGATTGGTACCATCATCGGTGCCGGTGGGGGCCTTGTGTTTGTGCCTCTCTTTATGTACTGGTTCCCAGAGTGGTCTCCATCTATGGTCGTAGGAACATCGCTTTTTTCTGTTATGTGTAATGCCATTTCTGGATCTATAGCGTATCTTAAGCAAAAAAAGGTATACATTAACGCTGCTATCATCTTTAGTCTTGCTACCTTTCCGGGGGCTATTTTAGGTGCCCAAATGTCTGGATGGTTCTCTGGTAAAGGCTTTATGTTTGCCTTTGGATGCTTTATGCTGTGTGCATCCGTATTGATTGGTTTTAAAAATTTTAGAAAAGGGGAAAGAAAGGAAGAAAGCCTTACTCTTGAGCAGTTGAGCTATAGTAAACCTATCGGTATTAGTATTAGCTTTTTTGTTGGCTTTATTTCGAGTATCTTTGGTATAGGTGGTGGCCTCATCCATGTGCCGGCTTTGATTTATCTCATGGGCTTTCCTACCCATATGGCAACGGCTACAAGTCAATCTATTCTCGCCGTATCAACAACGGTGGGGGTTATTACACATTTAATTGAAAGCCACATCATATTTAGTATTGCTATTCCTACAAGTATTGGCGCTATCTTTGGTGCTCAAGTAGGTGCTCGTATTGCAAAACGTCTCAAAGCAAAAGCTATCCTCGCCCTCATGAGCATAGCTGTCTTTGCATTGGCGGTACGCCTCATTCTTAAATCTGGTATTTTGGGATAA
- a CDS encoding type II toxin-antitoxin system HicB family antitoxin produces the protein MKFIYPAIIHDDADGFWAEFPDLEYTSSTGSTLTELITNAQEAMELYILGALEDGQTLPTPTSIRSLPCTETTYPTLVQTDIDLAKNSKSVKKTLTIPAWLNDRALAKGINFSQLLQEALVEKTM, from the coding sequence ATGAAATTTATATACCCTGCTATAATCCATGATGATGCCGATGGTTTCTGGGCCGAATTTCCAGATCTCGAATACACTAGTAGCACCGGCTCAACACTAACAGAATTAATAACCAATGCACAAGAGGCTATGGAACTCTATATATTAGGCGCTTTAGAAGATGGACAAACTCTACCTACCCCCACATCTATTCGCAGCTTACCATGTACCGAAACAACATATCCTACATTAGTTCAAACAGATATTGATTTAGCTAAAAACAGTAAATCCGTAAAGAAAACCCTAACGATTCCTGCCTGGCTAAACGATAGAGCATTAGCTAAAGGAATTAATTTTTCTCAACTTTTACAAGAAGCATTAGTAGAGAAAACAATGTAA
- a CDS encoding type I toxin-antitoxin system Fst family toxin, which yields MLAPIIVALVVTTYSYWLNNKNKK from the coding sequence TTGCTTGCCCCTATTATTGTTGCCTTAGTTGTAACTACCTACAGCTACTGGCTTAACAATAAAAACAAAAAATAA
- a CDS encoding (2Fe-2S)-binding protein, with the protein MNFEENQVPEAILDKLTKVCTCRSITRKTIKEAILDGAHTFPQVKEVTRAGTGACGGKGCGPRIVKLLAEMKEQGKI; encoded by the coding sequence ATGAATTTTGAAGAAAATCAAGTGCCAGAGGCGATTCTGGACAAACTTACAAAGGTGTGCACATGTCGTAGTATTACGCGCAAAACGATTAAAGAAGCCATTTTAGATGGTGCTCATACATTTCCACAAGTAAAAGAAGTGACTCGTGCTGGCACGGGCGCTTGCGGTGGTAAAGGCTGTGGGCCTCGTATCGTAAAGCTCTTAGCGGAAATGAAAGAGCAAGGCAAAATTTAA